A window from Mus caroli chromosome 2, CAROLI_EIJ_v1.1, whole genome shotgun sequence encodes these proteins:
- the Prom2 gene encoding prominin-2: MTRSPGLMVPLLGLSLGLALSLSEAVAADCGSLGRVEHLAFAPVPRTRELAPLVRASGPLNSLYGTVRRFLSVVQLNPFPAELIKTLLNDPSSVKTDEVVRYEAGYVVCAVIAGLYLLLVPITGLCFCCCRCRQRCGGRVKTEHKAMACERGTLMTFLLLTTLVLLIGMVCAFATNQHTHNQMGPSVKAVPETLLSLRGLVSDVPEELQAIAEQFSVPQKQVSKELDGVGENLGNIIHNQLKSTVYPVLASVHSLGQALQVSIDHLRALNTTSVELQEAQRHLEPPVQAHRERLLALLQDSWCHEENCKRVLSQASALQLGADFSQTPPVDDVLHRLKDVPETNFSSMVQEERATFNNLPLLVQVQAVSVVKDVKKALAEQPERLRMLAQAFPGSEAASRWSQALEGLEQCSRPYLQEVQQYETYRWILGCVLCSAILLVVICNLMGLSLGIWGLFAREDPSHSETKGEAGARLLMAGVAFSFLFAVPLILLVFATFLVGGNVQTLVCRSWESGELYEFADTPGNLPPSMNLSYLLGLKKNISVVQAYQQCKAGAVLWKVLQLNDSYDLDKHLDIKQYTHKIQQDLQSFQVDLKELDLLRPTARQDLEALQRSGLEKIHYRGFLVQIQKPVVNTDMWQLAQELEGLAQAQNDSLLRQQLQEEARELRSLYQEKVVPQESLVTKLNFSVKTLESLAPSLQVNISDFLDSVVRLKGELPVQINHILRNATECFLTREMGYFSQYVTWVKAEVTQRIATCQPFSTALDNGHVILCDMMADPWNAFWFCLGWCAFFLIPSIIFAVKTSKYFRPIRKRLSSASSEETQLFHIPRVTSLKL; this comes from the exons ATGACGCGCTCACCCGGCCTCATGGTGCCCCTGCTGGGCCTGAGCCTGGGACTGGCCCTGAGCCTGTCCGAAGCTGTGGCAGCCGACTGCGGTTCCCTCGGGCGCGTGGAGCACCTGGCATTCGCTCCGGTGCCCAGGACACGAGAGCTGGCCCCTCTTGTCCGCGCGTCGGGGCCCCTGAACTCCCTCTATGGCACCGTGCGACGATTCCTCTCCGTGGTTCAGCTTAACCCCTTCCCGGCAG AGTTGATAAAGACCCTGCTGAATGACCCATCTTCTGTGAAGACAGATGAG GTGGTTCGATATGAGGCAGGCTACGTGGTGTGTGCTGTGATTGCTGGCCTCTACCTCCTATTGGTGCCCATCACTGGGCTCTGCTTCTGTTGCTGTCGCTGCCGCCAGCGCTGTGGGGGCAGAGTGAAGACGGAGCACAAGGCCATGGCCTGTGAACGTGGCACCCTCATGACCTTCCTGCTGCTGACCACCCTTGTGCTTCT GATTGGTATGGTCTGTGCTTTTGCTActaaccaacacacacataatcaGATGGGGCCCAGTGTGAAAGCTGTCCCTGAGACCCTGCTCAGCCTAAGGGGCCTGGTCTCTGATGTCCCTGAA GAGTTGCAGGCCATTGCTGAACAGTTCTCCGTGCCTCAGAAGCAAGTCTCAAAGGAGCTGGATG GTGTTGGTGAGAACCTTGGGAACATAATTCATAACCAGCTCAAGAGCACAGTGTACCCGGTGCTAGCCTCAGTGCACAGCCTGGGCCAGG CCCTGCAGGTCTCCATAGACCACCTTCGAGCCCTGAACACCACCTCAGTGGAACTGCAGGAGGCTCAGCGGCACCTGGAGCCACCTGTACAGGCACACCGGGAACGCCTGCTCGCCCTGCTTCAGGACAGCTGGTGCCACGAGGAGAATTGCAAGCGGGTGCTCAGCCAGGCCAGTGCTCTGCAACTGGGCGCTGACTTTAGCCAG ACGCCCCCTGTGGATGATGTCCTGCATCGGCTGAAAGATGTCCCAGAAACCAACTTCTCCAGCATGGTCCAGGAG GAGAGAGCCACCTTCAATAACCTCCCGCTCCTGGTTCAAGTGCAGGCGGTCAGTGTGGTCAAAG ATGTGAAAAAGGCACTGGCTGAGCAGCCTGAAAGGTTGAGGATGCTGGCCCAAGCGTTCCCAGGTTCAGAGGCAGCCTCCCGCTGGAGCCAGGCACTGGAGGGGCTGGAACAGTGCAGCCGCCCCTACTTGCAGGAGGTGCAACAATATGAGACATACAG GTGGATTTTGGGATGTGTGCTGTGCTCTGCCATCCTGCTTGTGGTGATCTGTAACCTGATGGGCCTCAGCCTGGGCATCTGGGGGTTGTTTGCCAGGGAGGACCCCAGCCACTCTGAAACCAAGGGCGAGGCTGGAGCCCGCCTCCTCATGGC AGGTGTGGCCTTCAGCTTCCTCTTCGCAGTCCCCCTCATCCTCCTTGTCTTCGCCACTTTCCTGGTGGGTGGCAATGTGCAGACGCTGGTGTGCCGGAGCTGGGAGAGTGGAGAGCTGTATGAG TTTGCAGACACCCCAGGAAACTTGCCACCATCCATGAACCTGTCCTATCTTCTTGGCCTGAAGAAAAACATCAGCGTCGTCCAGGCCTATCA ACAGTGTAAGGCAGGGGCAGTACTCTGGAAGGTTCTACAACTCAATGACTCCTATGACCTGGATAAGCACCTGGATATCAAACAG tATACCCACAAGATTCAGCAGGATCTTCAGAGCTTCCAAGTAGATTTGAAGGAGCTAGACCTGTTGAGACCCACTGCCCGTCAGGACCTGGAGGCTTTGCAGAGGAGCGGGCTGGAGAAAATCCACTACAGAGGCTTTCTTGTGCAG ATCCAGAAGCCTGTGGTGAACACTGACATGTGGCAGCTGGCGCAGGAGCTGGAAGGACTGGCCCAGGCCCAA AATGACTCTTTACTGAGGCAGCAGCTACAGGAGGAGGCCAGAGAACTTCGAAGCCTCTACCAGGAGAAGGTTGTCCCCCAGGAGAGCCTTGTG ACCAAGCTCAACTTCAGTGTCAAGACCTTGGAGTCCTTGGCCCCAAGTCTGCAG GTGAATATCTCAGACTTTCTTGACAGTGTCGTCCGTCTAAAAGGAGAGCTGCCTGTGCAGATCAACCACATCCTGAGGAAT GCCACTGAGTGTTTCCTGACCAGGGAAATGGGCTACTTCTCTCAGTATGTGACCTGGGTGAAAGCAGAG GTGACTCAGCGCATCGCCACCTGCCAGCCCTTCTCTACAGCCCTGGACAATGGTCATGTGATCCTGTGTGACATGATGGCTGACCCCTGG AATGCCTTCTGGTTCTGCCTGGGGTGGTGCGCCTTCTTCCTCATCCCCAGCATCATCTTTGCTGTCAAGACCTCCAAATACTTCCGTCCCATCCGGAAACGCCTCAG CTCCGCCAGCTCTGAAGAGACACAACTTTTCCATATCCCCAGGGTCACCTCTCTGAAGCTATAG